In a genomic window of Zingiber officinale cultivar Zhangliang chromosome 9B, Zo_v1.1, whole genome shotgun sequence:
- the LOC122024240 gene encoding floricaula/leafy homolog — translation MDPGEAFSENVYKWDPRGAPPHPCRLVEPLPLPPLPPPQPMVPQPAAEAEDQRPRELGEVFSGYGVRYATVARIGELGFTASTLVGMTEAEVDDMMATLAHLFRWDLLLGERYGIKAALRAERRRLVNSRLMLQNRGHQRLDDEGRRLLLLNDHQLQGNSIALDALSQEGLSEEPVQLEKEAAGSGGDTATAVAKKDVKGKDKKRSSGRKKIKKKRSFQEGEEEEEEEVEEEEEEEEWGSGSETSGKSLRAERQREHPFIVTEPGEVARAKKNGLDYLFHLYDQCRHFLLQVQALARQHGHKCPTKVTNQVFRYAKKVGASYINKPKMRHYVHCYALHCLDEEASNALRRSFKERGENVGAWRQACYKPLVAISARHGWDIDAVFSAHPRLSVWYVPTKLRQLCHLARSNADASTSSVNGLPAPPPIMF, via the exons ATGGATCCGGGCGAGGCCTTCTCGGAGAACGTTTACAAGTGGGACCCGCGCGGCGCGCCGCCGCACCCATGCCGCCTCGTCGAGCCCCTCCCTCTGCCACCGCTGCCGCCGCCGCAGCCGATGGTTCCGCAGCCGGCTGCCGAGGCAGAGGATCAGCGACCTAGGGAGCTGGGCGAGGTGTTCTCGGGATACGGCGTACGGTACGCGACGGTGGCGCGGATCGGTGAGTTGGGATTCACTGCGTCGACGCTGGTGGGCATGACGGAGGCGGAAGTCGACGATATGATGGCCACCCTCGCTCACCTCTTCCGGTGGGACCTCCTCCTCGGCGAGCGCTACGGCATCAAGGCCGCTCTCCGCGCAGAGCGCCGCCGCCTGGTAAACTCCCGCCTTATGCTCCAGAACCGCGGCCACCAACGACTGGACGACGAAGGTCGCCGTCTCCTTTTACTGAACGACCATCAACTCCAAGGCAATAGCATCGCCCTCGACGCTCTTTCTCAAGAAG GACTATCAGAGGAGCCGGTGCAGCTCGAGAAAGAAGCAGCAGGGAGCGGAGGAGACACCGCCACGGCCGTTGCCAAGAAGGACGTCAAGGGCAAGGACAAGAAGAGAAGTAGTGGACgaaagaaaattaagaaaaagagATCCTTTCaagaaggggaggaagaagaggaagaggaggtggaggaggaagaagaagaggaggagtggGGATCGGGGTCGGAGACGTCGGGTAAGAGCCTGCGAGCGGAGCGACAGAGGGAGCACCCGTTCATCGTGACGGAGCCGGGGGAGGTTGCTCGGGCGAAGAAGAACGGCCTCGACTATCTTTTCCACCTCTACGACCAGTGCCGCCACTTCCTCCTCCAAGTGCAGGCCCTCGCCCGCCAGCACGGCCACAAGTGCCCCACCAAG GTTACAAACCAAGTGTTCCGATACGCGAAGAAGGTGGGGGCGAGCTACATCAACAAGCCCAAGATGCGGCACTACGTGCACTGCTACGCGCTGCACTGCCTGGACGAGGAGGCGTCGAACGCGCTGCGGCGGTCGTTCAAGGAGCGGGGGGAGAACGTGGGGGCGTGGCGGCAGGCGTGTTACAAGCCGCTGGTGGCGATTTCGGCGAGGCACGGCTGGGATATCGACGCCGTCTTCAGCGCCCACCCTCGCCTCTCCGTCTGGTACGTCCCCACCAAGCTCCGCCAGCTCTGCCATCTCGCCCGCAGCAACGCCGACGCCTCCACCAGCTCCGTCAACGGGCTTCCTGCGCCGCCACCGATCATGTTCTAG